A window of Costertonia aggregata contains these coding sequences:
- a CDS encoding sensor histidine kinase, whose protein sequence is MATQIKKSYKFAFRSSFIISLILTFAFAGFLWHKELQDWFLIPVVAVVTFLLSFFIIQLRVEKFIYRRIKKIYDDVSLLESSSLVSAPITTDMKTLTQEIEKFAKDKKIEIDTLKIREEYRKDFLGNVSHELKTPLFTVQGYLETLLDGAMDDKNIRKKYISRANKAVDRLIYIVKDLDLITKLEAGELNVDPEQFNIIELIGNVFDLLEMKAAKKKIVLTFDMDYNEPVYVKADREKIQQVLTNLLVNSIKYGYENGTTEVSVENLIRNKVIVRVTDNGEGIPKAHIPRLFERFYRVDKSGSRTEGGSGLGLAIVKHIVEAHNEKIYVESSEGVGSEFSFTLEKAEDLENAQS, encoded by the coding sequence ATGGCCACCCAAATAAAGAAATCCTATAAATTCGCTTTTCGTTCCAGTTTCATTATTTCACTAATACTCACTTTTGCCTTTGCCGGTTTTTTATGGCATAAAGAGTTACAGGACTGGTTTCTAATTCCCGTTGTAGCTGTTGTGACTTTTTTGCTTTCTTTTTTTATCATTCAATTAAGGGTAGAAAAATTTATTTACAGGAGAATAAAAAAAATATATGACGATGTCTCGCTACTGGAGTCCTCTTCATTGGTTTCCGCGCCCATAACCACCGACATGAAAACCCTAACGCAGGAAATCGAAAAGTTTGCCAAGGATAAAAAAATAGAAATAGATACCCTGAAAATTCGTGAAGAGTACCGTAAGGATTTTCTCGGGAACGTTTCGCATGAGCTTAAAACGCCTTTGTTTACCGTACAAGGCTATTTAGAGACACTTTTGGACGGCGCAATGGACGATAAGAATATCAGAAAAAAATATATCTCAAGAGCCAATAAAGCGGTAGATCGGCTTATTTATATCGTAAAGGATTTAGATTTGATTACGAAGCTAGAAGCGGGCGAGCTCAATGTTGATCCGGAACAATTTAATATTATTGAACTCATCGGCAACGTTTTTGACCTTTTGGAAATGAAAGCGGCCAAAAAGAAAATCGTGCTCACGTTTGATATGGACTATAATGAACCGGTTTATGTAAAAGCGGATAGGGAAAAAATACAACAGGTATTGACCAACCTTTTGGTAAATTCAATCAAATATGGTTACGAGAACGGTACTACAGAAGTAAGCGTTGAGAATTTGATACGCAATAAGGTCATCGTTAGGGTAACCGATAACGGTGAAGGTATTCCCAAAGCCCATATTCCTAGACTTTTTGAACGATTTTACAGGGTAGACAAAAGTGGGAGCCGTACTGAAGGTGGTTCTGGTCTGGGTCTTGCCATAGTAAAACATATCGTAGAGGCGCACAATGAAAAAATTTATGTGGAAAGCTCCGAGGGTGTGGGTTCGGAATTTTCATTTACGCTCGAAAAAGCAGAGGATTTGGAAAATGCCCAGTCTTAA